The genomic DNA cccttttaTTGCATAAATTACCAACAAAATCCTGACCTGGGaatcaaaaatttaataatataaccTCAGTTTAACACCATTAAATAAGCTAAATCTCAGAGTAATACTGGAATGTTACCCAAATTAATAAAGTAGGCAAATGGCCAAGTATTacattccctatttaaaaaaagaggcaTTAAACATTCATGTCGTAAGTTTATTGACAAACATATCTAGCATGCCATGAGTTAGAGTTTGATCCATTTCCAGAGGCTGTATCTCTTAAAATGCTCTTCATATCTGGTAAATGGACGAACTGAAACATCCTTATTGTTTAAGCAGTTGGTGTCTTACTATAAGGAAGGGTGCAGCAAATGCAGATCCAAAGTACAAACACATCTTAACTAGTAACGCCCACTTGTTTTCCACTGAAAATGGCAAACTCTTCCCAGGGCCCTCCTCATAGTGGCTCCTACGGACCACAGAGGTTGTGAACCTCCGGATGCTGTGGCCCAACATAGCGCTGCTGGAAGCTCTGCGAAAGGCGCAGACTGAGGACGGATGAAATGGCTGCACCTCACCAAGACCTTGTTTTCACGACCTTGTTCCCCCGTGCTCAAGGACCGAAAGCTGGTTAAGCACTTTCTTTGAAAGTGACCCTGTAAGCAGATATTTGCAAGTATTACTCTTACTCCTTATTGACCTTGCCATTGATATGGCTGGTCATTTAGAATAGCTGACATTAAACTTCAGTTCCAATTCCAAGAGGCTACAATAAAAAATGCTGAAGTCATATAGTTTGGgcccaaaataaaatgtaaacagtcTCTACATCTCCGTGTTGTAGACTCTGATATACAGCACTTTTAATTATATTGCCAACtcactctatttctttttaacCTCTGTTCCTTCCAGACGACCCCCTAATTCCTGCCAACCACCTGACTCTACCTCATTCCAACAGTTCCCAGCCACCTGTCTCTCCACTCCTTCATTCCATCTGCCATAAAGCAGGCTCTGCAAACAGTCATTAAAATCTTTAGAGATGCCATCTGCTGCTTAGTATTGTCTGTGAATCATTTGAGgctttaaatattacatttgcaTTGTGTGACCTG from Papio anubis isolate 15944 chromosome 9, Panubis1.0, whole genome shotgun sequence includes the following:
- the LOC108581070 gene encoding cytochrome c oxidase subunit 7C, mitochondrial; the protein is MLGHSIRRFTTSVVRRSHYEEGPGKSLPFSVENKWALLVKMCLYFGSAFAAPFLIVRHQLLKQ